A stretch of DNA from Maridesulfovibrio sp.:
TTTAAAATTTAGATTGTTTTGATGTTTGCTTATTGACAAATTTTATGTAGAACTTAATTCAGAAAAAGAAACCCGATAAGTCTTGTGAGGTTTAATATGAATGATGTTCTCGGACTTCTGGCTGTCTTTGCCGTAGTCTTGTTAATCGTAAAAGTTATTATTCCCAAGTTGGGCATTGCCCCGTGAGGCTCCGGTAAGAAAAGCTGCAGTTGGCAGCCTGCGGAGAATAATGACGAGGATCACGGAGACAAGTAACATTTGCAGTTGCGAAAACAGGTGAGCAAAGACGCCTGCTAAAATGGAAATGTTGAAGCTTTTGATTGCGGATTCTTTCTCTTCCCGAGGGGAGGGGCTTCTTTGCTTCTTCTGATCAGGAAGGATCATTTTAAACATTAAAAAGACAGTGTGCGAAACCGTACACTGTCTTTTTTTGTGCATGGTTATTTGTAACCGGTAGGAGAGACTTTTTGCTTCGAGTCCTACTGATAAATCAGAACAGAGGTGTCACCAAAGGAGCTTTATGACGAAATATGCTGGATTAATTCTGATCAGGCATACACCTGGCGCATGCATTCAACGAGTTTTGTTATGCGGCAATCATAGGTGTGTTCGGCCAGAATCCTTTTTCGCGCCGCTTTTATTATTCTTTCTCGCGCTTCCCGGTCACCTAGATATCTTTCGATAAGTTCCGGAATTTCATCTCGCGTGGAATAGATTGCGATTTCCCTGCCGGGCTCGAAAAGATTTTCCACCTGATAACGATGGTCGGTAAGTAGAAAGCCGTTGCAGGCAGGCACGTCGAAGACTCTCTGGTTTACGGCCCCTTTCATCTGCTGGCTGGTGCAGTTGAAATTAATTTTCGAGCAGGGGTAAAAGCGCGGCAGGTCTTCGTAGTAGGAGAGTTCACTGTGATATTCCCACGAATCGGACCCGGCCAGAAGCAGCTTCCAACCGTCATCTCCGACGATGAGCGGGTTGTACGGGAGTGTCTTTTTTACGCATGAAAGGCGATATTCCAGCGTTGCCTGCCAGATGACCAGAGTTTCAAAGGCCAGCTTTCGGTAGGGTGAAACAAGATTTTCATAATGAGTCAGAAGATGTGGAAAATCAGTGCGTAGAAAGTTCTGAACCGATGGCTCCGATTTTTCCCCGAAAGCGCCGGCAATGTCTTTCCATTTTTCAAGGAGAGGACCGTTGAGCCTTGCTGCCTCAAGTCTGCGGGCTGTCTTGTGAACCATTGAGTTGCCGACAAAGGAGATGTCTCGTGCCCACTTGCTTTCCGAACAGACTTTTGAAGGTAGAAATCTTGTCTGGTCCGTGCCCAGCGGAAGATGGAAGATATTGTTGAAGCCCATTTCCCTGAGGGCGTCCATCCTGTCTGCGTCCCAGGTGAAAATTGTGGTGGATGTGTCTGCCTGCGCTTTATACAGGGGCAGGATGAGCATGGGATTATCCACGAACCAGGATGCCAGCGGGATTTTGAATTTATGCAGCAGGGAGTTCAGCACTCCTTCCTGATCCACCCCCAGATGGTTGACCGTGAGTACGAAATCCGGTCGGAAAGAGGATAAAGCCGTTGAAATACGCTCCACGAAATGGTCCAGATCCATTTCCTTGGCGTCCATATTTATGAGCATGTGCGGAATGTCCCGGCGCTGGCATGCGGCGACGATTTCCCCCATAAGGAAATACTGGCTGGTCAATAGCAGTATGCGTGGAGCAGAGCCTTGGAATTTCGGCCGAGGCAAGGGTGCGCTTTCTTCATTGCCGTTGTCCTGAAGAAGTTTTTCCACCTGCAGATAGAAGGGGGACAGGCGCAGGTAGAACGGGATTTTAAGGAATCTGACTCCGCGGTCAACGGATGTGGAAAATTTTTTGATCTGTCGTGCAGCGTCAACTGGTGATGAATCTGTAATCCAGACCACATTGGGGGAATCCGGCAGCCTGCCGCGCAGACCGGTTGCTTCGAGAATCTCTTTTTCTGTTTCCAGTATGAGCAGCGGTCTGTCTCTGCGGGCGGCAAGTAATTCCGCAGCAATCCCTATTCCGGACCCGGCCAGCAGGGGGACTTCGTCTTCGGCGACAGTTTCCGCAAGTTCCGTTTCCTTTCTGCGGCCGAATTTGCCCCACATATGCTGAGTTTTGCCGTCTCGAATGATGCGAACATCATAAGGTCCGGATTCATCGGTGAGGAGTTCTGCACTGTATCCGGCCATTTTAGTTACCACGTATCACGGGCCGGTTTGTGGAAATAGAATTCCACTCTGCGGTTCTTTCTGCGGTTTTCTTCAGTATCGTTTTTTACCAGAGGCTGGGTGTCCGCATATCCTACAGCTTTGAGCCGTTTGGGCTCTATGCCGCCTTTTTCTATGATGTAGCGCAGGGCACTTGCCGCTCGGGCAGAGGAGAGTTCCCAGTTGGTCGGGTATTTTCTGGAAGGGGTTTCCTGATTGTCGGTGTGACCGCGCACCACCAGATTGTAGTTGTGGTCCTTCATTATGCTGATCACCTTGTCCAGAACCTTGGTTGCCCCCGGTTTTAGCTGAGCCGTGCCGGGCTGGAAAAGAGATGCTGTGTCCGTGCTTACCAGAACACCGTCCTGATCCGCTTTCACGCCGGTGGATTTGCGGGTGGCATCATCTTCGTTGATGAGGGCCTTGATGCGTAGAACCAGTCCCAGCAGCCGCTTGTCGTTGCTATCCATTTTTATTTCCTTCCTCTTCAGATCGGAAG
This window harbors:
- a CDS encoding glycosyltransferase codes for the protein MAGYSAELLTDESGPYDVRIIRDGKTQHMWGKFGRRKETELAETVAEDEVPLLAGSGIGIAAELLAARRDRPLLILETEKEILEATGLRGRLPDSPNVVWITDSSPVDAARQIKKFSTSVDRGVRFLKIPFYLRLSPFYLQVEKLLQDNGNEESAPLPRPKFQGSAPRILLLTSQYFLMGEIVAACQRRDIPHMLINMDAKEMDLDHFVERISTALSSFRPDFVLTVNHLGVDQEGVLNSLLHKFKIPLASWFVDNPMLILPLYKAQADTSTTIFTWDADRMDALREMGFNNIFHLPLGTDQTRFLPSKVCSESKWARDISFVGNSMVHKTARRLEAARLNGPLLEKWKDIAGAFGEKSEPSVQNFLRTDFPHLLTHYENLVSPYRKLAFETLVIWQATLEYRLSCVKKTLPYNPLIVGDDGWKLLLAGSDSWEYHSELSYYEDLPRFYPCSKINFNCTSQQMKGAVNQRVFDVPACNGFLLTDHRYQVENLFEPGREIAIYSTRDEIPELIERYLGDREARERIIKAARKRILAEHTYDCRITKLVECMRQVYA
- a CDS encoding OmpA family protein; translation: MAKIVVIKPKDDSPPPEEGLPPWMATFADMVTLLLCFFVLLLSFANNDVAKFKELLGSIRDAFGVTVERREADNLALVPSDLKRKEIKMDSNDKRLLGLVLRIKALINEDDATRKSTGVKADQDGVLVSTDTASLFQPGTAQLKPGATKVLDKVISIMKDHNYNLVVRGHTDNQETPSRKYPTNWELSSARAASALRYIIEKGGIEPKRLKAVGYADTQPLVKNDTEENRRKNRRVEFYFHKPARDTW